Proteins encoded by one window of Sorex araneus isolate mSorAra2 chromosome 3, mSorAra2.pri, whole genome shotgun sequence:
- the NSRP1 gene encoding nuclear speckle splicing regulatory protein 1 isoform X2 — translation MKQTKLEIQKALAEDATVYEYDSIYDELQKKKEENNPKLLLGKDRKPKYIHNLLKAVEIRKKEQEKRMEKKIQREREMEKGEFDDKEAFVTSAYKKKLQERAEEEEREKRAAALEARLDVTKQKDLSGFYRHLLNQAVGEEEVPSCSFREARPEIKEEKPRGYSDEVVSENRTPHEKSSLQTVVKVENNPDADSDFDDKSSEDNEVGENSEVNYRKEGGAETSKKDSKHHRNQARSQSSSEEREHTTKHHSKSSKSRGHEKRESQYQSRDQENYYTDREYRKEKDSHRHRESSHRDSHWKRHEQEDKLRGRSHRERSDREWRKEKDREKYTAREQERDRQRSDHDRHSVQGEKEEKIREKEEHMKERKETYDNSDKYRNREKRGGSVQFSEKNQERKESNPNHRTKDKFPDEERHSKMKHMEKDKERHEEKPSSSETPTGAKHRITEENQETDKEHTTPHEAVSKFAKRNNEETVMSARDRYLARQMARVNSKTYIEKEED, via the exons CCCAAGTATATTCACAACTTGCTAAAAGCAGTTGagatcagaaaaaaagaacaagaaaaaagaatggaaaagaaaatacagagagagagagaaatggaaaaggGAGAATTTGATGATAAAGAGGCATTTGTGACATCTGCTTATAAGAAAAAGCTGCAGGAGAGAgctgaagaggaagaaagagaaaagagggctGCTGCACTTGAAG CTCGTTTGGATGTAACCAAGCAGAAAGATCTCAGCGGATTTTATAGGCATCTATTAAATCAAGCAGTTGGTGAAGAGGAAGTACCTTCCTGCAGCTTTCGTGAAGCCAG gcctgAGATAAAAGAAGAGAAACCAAGGGGTTATTCTGATGAAGTAGTATCAGAGAACAGAACTCCACATGAGAAAAGCAGCCTTCAGACTGTTGTGAAAGTAGAGAATAACCCAGATGCAGACAGTGACTTTGATGATAAGAGCAGTGAGGATAATGAAGTGGGAGAAAATAGTGAAGTGAACtacaggaaggagggaggtgcTGAAACCTCCAAGAAAGATTCCAAGCATCACAGAAATCAAGCTCGTTCACAGTCATCTAGTGAAGAGAGAGAACATACTACCAAACACCACTCCAAAAGTTCCAAGTCAAGAGGACATGAAAAAAGGGAGAGTCAGTACCAATCCAGGGACCAGGAGAACTATTACACTGACCGAGAGTACCGAAAAGAAAAGGATTCCCATAGGCACAGAGAATCCAGTCATAGGGACTCCCACTGGAAACGGCATGAACAAGAAGATAAACTGAGGGGAAGAAGTCATAGAGAACGAAGTGACAGAgaatggagaaaagagaaagacagagagaaatacaCTGCAAGAGAACAAGAAAGAGATAGACAACGAAGTGATCATGACCGACATAGTGtgcaaggagaaaaggaagaaaaaatcagagaaaaggaagaacatatgaaagaaaggaaagagacatATGACAACAGTGATAAatacagaaatagagaaaaacgAGGAGGGAGTgttcaattttcagaaaaaaatcaagagagaaaggaaagcaacCCAAATCATAGGACAAAAGATAAATTTCCTGACGAGGAAAGACACAGTAAAATGAAACACAtggaaaaggacaaagaaagacatgaaGAGAAACCATCTAGTTCTGAGACACCAACAGGAGCAAAACACAGAATCACAGAGGAAAACCAAGAGACTGACAAAGAACATACAACACCACATGAAGCAGTGAGCAAGTTTGCAAAGCGGAACAATGAAGAAACTGTAATGTCAGCTAGAGACAGATACTTGGCCAGGCAAATGGCACGGGTTAATTCAAAAACATATATTGAGAAGGAAGAAGACTGA